DNA from Prunus persica cultivar Lovell chromosome G6, Prunus_persica_NCBIv2, whole genome shotgun sequence:
CTAAACTcagaaaaatcagaaacaattattataatactTGCTCCTCACTCATTCACCTGTATTAAGAATCCACTGCCACCCACTGCCTTCACGGAACGCCTCTCATGGAAACCGCCCCTGGTATCTTCCCTTCTCTGCCGACCACCCTATAAAAACCCACCTCCCTTTTCACCACCAAAcatcaaaaaaccaaaaacccaaaaacccaaaaacccaaaatcccaTTTCTCGCTACACGACATTTTCATCACAAAGTTTCGATTTGTATTGTTCAAGTCCAAACTCtccatctttcttttgttttgagtgtTTCTGAGTGTGATCAAAGTCACTCAACAATCCATGGACACCAAAATCGGAGCACTTGACGTTTGCAAGCCCGCAAGCAACGAAGTGGGCAGCCTGCCAAACGGCACCGCTATGGCTATTCAGAATTCGGTCCCCTCCACCGTGATCAACTCGTCCGAGGCCACTCTAGGTCGCCACCTTGCTCGCCGACTCGTCCAAATCGGCGTCACCGACGTCTTCACTGTGCCCGGTGACTTTAACTTGACCCTCCTCGACCACCTCATCGCAGAGCCTGGGCTCACCAACATTGGCTGCTGCAACGAGCTCAACGCCGGCTACGCCGCTGATGGCTACGCTCGCTCTCGTGGCGTCGGCGCGTGTGTTGTTACTTTCACTGTGGGGGGGCTCAGTGTTCTCAATGCGATCGCTGGAGCCTACAGTGAGAACTTGCCTCTGATTTGTATAGTTGGAGGACCCAACTCTAATGACTATGGAACCAGCCGGATTCTTCACCACACTATCGGGTTGCCTGATTTTACCCAAGAGCTTAGGTGCTTTCAGACCGTCACTTGCTATCAGGTCAGTATGAGATCAaagtttggttttttattttaatttcattgattgtttttgggtttctaaTGGATTTGGTTAAAAGATTCATAGCGAGTTTGATTTGCCCTTATTTTTCAAAGTTCTGATTTTTGGTATGTGGGTTTTTATTAGGCCGTCGTAAATAATCTCGAAGATGCACATGAATCGATCGATACGGCAATTTCAACTGCTTTGAAAGAAAGCAAGCCTGTTTACATCAGCATAAGCTGTAACTTGGCTGGGATTCCCCATCCTACGTTTATCCGGGAACCAGTTCCATTTTCATTGTCTCCCAGGTAAAGTTTTaggcttttttaaaattccatttGATGACGTGTTGATTAAAGGTTgtgctttttaattttgaagtataggattgatttatttgttttgttgtacAGATTGAGCAATCAATGGGGCTTAGAGGCTGCAGTTGAGGCAGCTGCAGAGTTCTTGAACAAGGCAGTGAAACCAGTTATGGTAGGTGGGCCTAAACTGCGAGTTGCACATGCTGGTGATGCCTTTGTTGAACTAGCTGATGCCAGTGGTTATGCTCTGGCTGTGATGCCTTCAGCAAAGGGGCTTGTGCCTGAGCACCACCCTCATTTCATTGGGACATATTGGGGCGCCGTGAGCACTGCCTTTTGTGCTGAGATTGTGGAGTCTGCAGATGCATACTTGTTTGCTGGACCAATTTTCAATGACTACAGCTCTGTTGGGTACTCTCTCCTTCTCAAGAAAGAGAAGGCAATCATCGTGCAGCCCGATCGTGTGACAATAGCAAATGGCCCTTCATTTGGTTGTGTTCTCATGAAGGATTTCCTCAGAGCACTAGCAAAGAAGCTCAACCACAACAACACTGCTCATGAGAACTACCGCAGGATCTTTGTTCCTGATGGACACCCTCTAAAGTGTGCACCCAGAGAACCTTTGAGGGTTAATGTTCTGTTTCAACATGTCCAAAAGATGCTGTCAAGTGAAACAGCTGTGATTGCTGAGACAGGGGACTCATGGTTTAACTGCCAGAAACTGAGATTGCCGGCTGGTTGCGGGTAAGCCAAGGATAAAATATGGTCTTTCATGTTCCTTTCTATGTTTTGGTTCATGCTTTtaattggaattttgaaattggCATTGCAGGTACGAGTTCCAAATGCAATATGGATCAATTGGTTGGTCAGTTGGAGCAACTCTTGGGTATGCTCAGGCTGTTCCTGAGAAGCGAGTGCTTGCTTTTATCGGTGATGGGAGCTTTCAGGTACATTTGATTCCTTTTCTCATTTTGATCAAAGCCAAGCATATAAGCACGTAAATCTCCAGAACTCTGTAGTTTACAAATAGGAATCTTATAGAGAGTGGTTGTAGAAAATTGTATTTGAATCTTATAGAGAGTGGTTGTAGAAAATTGCATTTGAAATGTGAAGCAAAGATTGACATATTTGCGTTTCTCAGTGTTGAAGAGTTTCTTTGAGCTTCTCCTATTTCAGACACTGAAATCTCACAGAGATTCCATAAATTTCTTACATTTTGTTGTTTAATGCCTAATAGGTGACTGCCCAAGATGTGTCGACAATGATTCGAAATGGGCAGAGAACCATCATCTTCCTGATAAACAATGGTGGATACACCATTGAAGTAGAGATCCATGATGGACCATACAATGTGATCAAGAACTGGAACTACACAGGACTTGTTGATGCCATCCACAATGGGGAGGGCAAGTGCTGGACAACCAAGGTGATTAGTTTGTTAATTCGTTTTCTTAATCTCCTTTAACCTCACTAATTAATGATTTAATCAAAGGGCTTCCTGGATCATAACATTCCTTGTAATTGAATTTACTACTTTTGCAGGTCCGTTATGAAGAGGAGCTGATTGAAGCAATTGAGACTGCAACTGGGGACAAGAAGGATAGCTTGTGCTTCATTGAGGTGATAGTTCACAAGGATGATACCAGCAAAGAGTTGCTTGAGTGGGGGTCTAGGGTTTCTGCTGCCAACAGCCGCCCACCCAATCCTCAGTAAACTCTTTCATGCCATGGCCTTCATTAATGGAGTGTTTTTTGTTCTGAAACATTAGAATGTTTCTCTTTCTCGTGGAGGGTTTCTtatgtttcttgttttttttttttaaatttttcccTTGGTGAACGGTGTCTGTTCtacttgaatttttgttgggttctaTGTATATTCCCCTTTGAATTTGAGCATCTTCTGATATTTTAGTTTATGTGGATCCCAAATGAATTGCGCAAAGCAAGGTGTCTTTTTTGACTTGTTTATGGGGACAAATCCACGTGTTCAAACAACGTTGTTGATGACAGTAACTATAGTCATATCATTGTCATCATCTGCCAGCATTTTTAGACCTAAACTATTGACCCAAATGTCCTGCAATCTGTCACGGTGGTTTTGTATAATTGCTGCTGGGTTTATTGTTAATTATGCACAGGTGGAGGTTGGGACAGAGAGGAGTATGGAAATATATGTCCTCGTTTTTCTGTGTTACAAACAATTAGCGTTGACGACACTCGGAATCTTAGTGTAGGTGTGTGTATTAAATAAAATCCCATGAGGAACaagaatgaaattaaaaaaaacgaTAATGGAATCATATGTTGATAGATTATCAAATCGTGGTACATGTTCTACCAACCATGTTTGAAggctttaaattatataatttctcctTCTAAATTACTTCAGAGACGACAAAACTCACATGATTAAATACTTCTTACGAAATacttcaattatttatttgttttcaattatttatttgtttgtttgataatCAAAGATATGAGTAAtatctttttaattataattttcaagATTTTTTGTGTGATTTTTCTATGCAGTTTTCGTTGTGCTAAACCGTAAATTTGAGGGTTGAAGCATCAATTCCATTAACCATGCCATCAAAATTGGAATTCccgcattttttttttcttgagttCAGCTAATTTAGCTCATTCATTGAGTCAAGTCGACAGCCAAACTAACATGCTGCATGCATGAGAATACTATGGGGCCATGGGAAGTCATATGTAGCTGCTAGCCAAATGTTCCTTGGGCTATGAAAATACACTTTCTCACGGCCCTCCACGGGCAGAGAAACTTGTGAGAATTGAGAATCTTGAAAAACCATACCAAGCATCTCATTGCAATACCAGTTTCGCCAATCACAAAGCATCTGTTGTTTATATACAACAAAATTTGGACGAGATACAATGGCTGGTGGCACACTTACGCATCAATGCTGACATTGCATGGCGTGAGCACTAGACGACCCTTTTGGAGCAGGGTGCTTGGAAAAGAGGCTCGACAGTTTGTAACGTGTGATTTTAATCGGGGTATGTTGGGGTGAGCACTTCTACACCGGTGACATCGCAACTCCATGGACAACATGCTGTCCTCATCTTTTAGAATTGCTTTTCCATTACTACTGACTTCCTCCATTACATCCACAGAGTCTCGAAAGAAAGCAGTATTAAAGGAGTTCCAatgttttttattcttcaaatgTGTTGAATCAAAATCCTGGCTAATAACATGCAGATGCAGCTGTCGCATTGATGGTTCCTGCaagagaaaacatccaaaagtACTTATTAGGCAGTCTCGTTTTTCAGCTCCATAATTGGAGCACCAGTTATCTCCATCACTTGGACTTTTTTGTGTTATACATATCTCTTGCTTCCTATTCCACATTAAAAGTATGTTCAAGATAAAGAGATGGGACAAAACGATAGAGGAGAAGACACATTACTAAAAGCACACTACCATGTCACTCACGATTTCCATAAAGAAATTTCTACCCAAACCTAAAGAGTTGCATATCTGATATGGATACTTATTGTTTCTGTACTGTCCAGGATGAGGGAAAGGGCCTTCACAAGACAAtgtcaaagaaaacaaatataacaACGAGCTCTAAGCAGAGTATCATGCATACCGAGTGATATCCAAGCCGAAAGACCAATGATGAATCATCATGCAAGAACTTCTCAGCCCACTTCAAACCAAGAGCATGCATTGTCCTTAACAACTGAAGGTGTTCTTTACGTACATCTGCCAGGCAATCAAGACCTTCATATCGTGCCACCACCAGAACATGCCTTTGTGCCTGCAAAATTCCAAAGTTTTTTTAATCAGCTAAAAAGTAGAAGAGGATGGTGAAGAATATAATAGGTGACATTTACCTTTGGATAAAGATCATTCAGTACAACAACATCATCGGATATCTCTAGTACAGCATCCCTGTGCTTCTCTGGCTGCATAGCAATGTTGTAGAGAGCCTGAGCCCATGAACCGCAGGATTTAGTCCTGCTTCCATCAGACTTGTTGCTCAGGTTTACTTTACCAGCATTAGAATCAGAGGCATCTTCAGTTTCATCCCGATATCCTTTACTTCTTTTGCTCCTCTCAGATTTATGAAGACCCTCTCTCTTATTCTTTTGATCACTGTTAGTAAAATGATCTTTAGGTATACCGTCAGGGTGATCTTGTGACTCTGTCATCTTTGACTGAAGGTTTTCAATGCTTCCCTTGGGTAACTTCGATTGGGACCTTACAATTGATGCAAAACCTTCAAAAAGTGAAGTGTAAGCCTCCTGGAGAACTTTGCAGCCTTTGATGTAGTCATTGTTCAGACAATTTGGTCTCTGTGGGTTCATGTTGGGTCCAACAACATGTATGACATGGGTTACCCCTTCCCTACAAAACAGTGGAGAAGTTGAAGGGAGAGGCACAACCACAGCATTCCCAGGAAGCAGAGATTTGGCCTGCTCCTTGGTTGCAACCTCCAAAGCTTGACCTCCAGCACTGAAGATTGCAGCATTGACACCTCCACCTCCAGGTTTGAGTCGCCTGcaacataatattttttgttcaatCTACTTAATAtgcaaacaaatatataatccCAGGTTTTGGCATATCCtccagtatatatatacatacataaatacacacacacacacacacacacacacacacacacatatatatatgtatatatatgtatatgtatatgtatatatataactatttCGGTATTCTGAACTATTTACATGCATATTACATACA
Protein-coding regions in this window:
- the LOC18775031 gene encoding pyruvate decarboxylase 2; this translates as MDTKIGALDVCKPASNEVGSLPNGTAMAIQNSVPSTVINSSEATLGRHLARRLVQIGVTDVFTVPGDFNLTLLDHLIAEPGLTNIGCCNELNAGYAADGYARSRGVGACVVTFTVGGLSVLNAIAGAYSENLPLICIVGGPNSNDYGTSRILHHTIGLPDFTQELRCFQTVTCYQAVVNNLEDAHESIDTAISTALKESKPVYISISCNLAGIPHPTFIREPVPFSLSPRLSNQWGLEAAVEAAAEFLNKAVKPVMVGGPKLRVAHAGDAFVELADASGYALAVMPSAKGLVPEHHPHFIGTYWGAVSTAFCAEIVESADAYLFAGPIFNDYSSVGYSLLLKKEKAIIVQPDRVTIANGPSFGCVLMKDFLRALAKKLNHNNTAHENYRRIFVPDGHPLKCAPREPLRVNVLFQHVQKMLSSETAVIAETGDSWFNCQKLRLPAGCGYEFQMQYGSIGWSVGATLGYAQAVPEKRVLAFIGDGSFQVTAQDVSTMIRNGQRTIIFLINNGGYTIEVEIHDGPYNVIKNWNYTGLVDAIHNGEGKCWTTKVRYEEELIEAIETATGDKKDSLCFIEVIVHKDDTSKELLEWGSRVSAANSRPPNPQ